Proteins encoded together in one Longimicrobium sp. window:
- a CDS encoding esterase family protein: protein MNREYHRWHSPSLGRDMEMLVFGHSGARMVVFPTSQGRYYEWEDRGMTNVLGDHLRNGWLQLYCVDSVDAESWYARWKHPRDRAQRQYDYENYVVREVVPFSRSRNDNPFLMATGASFGAYHAVTMALRHPHVFNRVIGMSGMYDIREFADGYYDDAIKGNNPSHFVSELHDHGHLEALRRMDIILATGESDRFVDNNRHLSRILWEKGVGNALRLWDGWSHDWPYWERMIRTYINGSD, encoded by the coding sequence GTGAATCGCGAGTACCACCGCTGGCACAGCCCCTCGTTGGGGCGTGACATGGAGATGCTGGTCTTTGGCCATTCGGGCGCGCGCATGGTGGTGTTTCCCACCTCGCAGGGGCGCTACTACGAGTGGGAAGACCGCGGGATGACGAACGTGCTGGGCGACCACCTGCGCAACGGGTGGCTGCAGCTCTACTGCGTCGACAGCGTGGACGCCGAAAGCTGGTACGCGCGCTGGAAGCATCCGCGCGACCGCGCCCAGCGGCAGTACGACTACGAGAACTACGTGGTGCGCGAGGTGGTTCCATTCTCGCGCAGCCGCAACGACAACCCGTTCCTGATGGCGACCGGCGCCAGCTTCGGCGCCTACCACGCGGTCACGATGGCGCTGCGGCACCCGCACGTCTTCAACCGGGTGATCGGGATGAGCGGGATGTACGACATCCGCGAGTTCGCCGACGGCTACTACGACGACGCCATCAAGGGCAACAACCCGTCGCACTTCGTCAGCGAGCTGCACGACCACGGGCACCTGGAGGCGCTGCGCCGGATGGACATCATCCTGGCGACGGGCGAATCGGACCGGTTCGTCGACAACAACCGCCACCTCTCGCGCATCCTGTGGGAGAAGGGCGTGGGCAACGCGCTGCGGCTGTGGGACGGGTGGTCGCACGACTGGCCGTACTGGGAGCGGATGATCCGCACGTACATCAACGGAAGCGACTGA